From the Maioricimonas rarisocia genome, one window contains:
- a CDS encoding phosphoenolpyruvate hydrolase family protein, producing MINHTREHILQRLRRKLESGQVIIGSGAGTGISAKCAEAGGSDLIVIYNSGRFRMAGRGSLAGLMPFGNANQIVCEMAAEVLTIVESTPVLAGVCGTDPFLLRSKFLAELREMGFAGIQNFPTVGLIDGVFRENLEETGMGFDLEVDLIASAHTLGMLTTPYAFDADQARKLTDAGADIVVAHMGLTTSGSIGARTSRTLDECVVEVGEIARAAREVRDEVLVLCHGGPIADPEDAQYILSRVPEVHGFYGASSMERLPTETAITDRIREFSDLKPGGSVSPPVASGNGGNGKAPHAFTTEADVSR from the coding sequence ATGATCAACCACACCAGAGAGCACATTCTCCAACGCCTGCGCCGCAAACTGGAATCGGGGCAGGTCATCATCGGCTCGGGCGCCGGCACCGGTATATCGGCCAAGTGCGCCGAAGCGGGAGGCAGCGACCTGATCGTCATCTACAACTCGGGCCGCTTCCGAATGGCCGGACGGGGTTCGCTTGCAGGATTGATGCCGTTCGGCAATGCGAACCAGATTGTCTGCGAGATGGCAGCCGAGGTTCTCACGATTGTCGAGTCCACTCCCGTGCTTGCCGGCGTCTGTGGAACCGATCCGTTTCTATTGCGGTCGAAGTTTCTTGCCGAACTGCGCGAGATGGGGTTCGCCGGCATCCAGAACTTTCCGACCGTCGGGCTGATCGATGGAGTGTTTCGGGAGAACCTCGAAGAGACCGGCATGGGTTTCGACCTCGAGGTGGACCTGATTGCTTCCGCCCACACACTGGGAATGCTGACCACCCCGTACGCCTTCGACGCCGACCAGGCCCGCAAGCTGACCGATGCTGGTGCTGACATTGTCGTCGCCCATATGGGTTTGACCACGAGCGGTTCGATCGGAGCCCGGACGTCCCGCACACTGGACGAGTGTGTTGTGGAAGTCGGTGAGATTGCGCGGGCGGCCCGGGAGGTGCGTGACGAAGTCCTCGTTCTCTGCCATGGCGGTCCCATCGCCGATCCGGAAGATGCGCAATACATCCTGTCACGGGTCCCCGAAGTGCATGGCTTCTATGGAGCCAGCTCCATGGAGCGCCTGCCAACCGAGACAGCGATCACGGATCGGATCCGTGAGTTCTCAGACCTGAAGCCGGGTGGCTCTGTCTCGCCGCCGGTGGCGTCGGGCAACGGGGGAAACGGGAAGGCTCCCCACGCGTTCACAACGGAAGCAGATGTTTCGCGCTGA
- a CDS encoding DUF1559 domain-containing protein, translating into MRRRVRRRSGFTLIELLVVIAIIAILIALLLPAVQQAREAARRAQCKNNVRQVALALHNYESTHSTFPMGWAHDTENGMGRGHLGCFTNPSSGSSIGRSPWTVLVLPFLEQTAIYNEYDHNFDVNWVLRAAYAGSRVNEDVWLRSVAPYKCPSDPRHAGQENILNYLGVAGGGEYSCWGTWQLTDTVNVRGLDDDGILYFCSRTRMAHVTDGTSNTFLLGESKYPMSREQDPSSAQDNWVAWASAGMAWRTVPQSAICATARDQINTEYGSLSHSYMQRVFGSYHVGGCHFAMADGSVHFLSENIDIRLYHSLGQRADGLPLGGLP; encoded by the coding sequence ATGCGACGACGAGTTCGAAGGCGATCCGGTTTCACACTGATCGAGCTACTGGTAGTGATCGCGATCATCGCGATTCTCATTGCGCTGCTGCTGCCGGCGGTCCAGCAGGCGCGGGAGGCGGCCCGTCGTGCCCAGTGCAAGAACAACGTGCGGCAGGTCGCGCTGGCGCTGCACAACTACGAGAGTACGCACTCGACCTTTCCCATGGGGTGGGCCCACGACACGGAGAACGGCATGGGGAGGGGGCACCTGGGGTGCTTTACCAATCCGAGCAGTGGGTCTTCGATCGGGCGAAGCCCGTGGACGGTCCTCGTGCTGCCGTTCCTCGAGCAGACGGCCATCTACAACGAGTACGATCACAACTTCGACGTCAACTGGGTTCTGCGTGCGGCCTATGCCGGCAGTCGCGTCAACGAAGACGTGTGGCTGCGCAGCGTCGCCCCATATAAGTGTCCTTCCGATCCGCGGCACGCCGGCCAGGAGAACATCCTGAACTATCTGGGCGTCGCGGGGGGTGGGGAGTACTCCTGCTGGGGCACGTGGCAGCTGACTGACACCGTGAACGTGCGAGGGTTGGATGACGACGGAATCCTGTACTTCTGCTCGCGGACACGGATGGCCCACGTGACCGACGGAACGTCAAACACGTTTCTGCTGGGCGAGTCGAAGTACCCGATGTCGAGAGAACAGGATCCAAGCTCGGCGCAGGACAACTGGGTCGCCTGGGCCTCAGCGGGAATGGCATGGCGAACGGTGCCGCAATCGGCCATCTGTGCGACCGCCCGCGATCAGATCAACACCGAATATGGCAGCCTGTCGCATTCGTACATGCAACGGGTGTTCGGCAGCTATCACGTCGGCGGCTGTCATTTCGCGATGGCTGACGGGTCGGTGCACTTCCTGTCAGAGAACATCGACATTCGACTGTACCACTCGTTGGGGCAGCGTGCCGACGGGCTGCCACTGGGAGGTTTGCCGTGA
- a CDS encoding Ig-like domain-containing protein: MSDVGRVCGYRLGVLLVAGMVTVQHVQANDYFPRFSVQTLVERDSHSTVTIGPDGHLYATTTNSGGREERDNGEGETHREHLGEVWRYTLEPETGEITGEERLLTLPGPVNGFVFDPTATADRLEFYITVLNARGHLNRIRVKPAGEEAPVIENSIVVDFLGRGGNHGMNNLVFGPDGLLYANQGGRTFWGTEEDNHTAAVLTFDLDHPDFENGAISPRDYTLEQMWGGDSPIQIVATGLRNPHGIVRHSNGEFYVTIHDPPRGPLAVGGPIREEVVSDGPPDLVARLKRGAYYGHVNGNRDEWVSYGGNPTAEVDPFEIPEYPVGTMPLPNYDLSLMVGTRRNHCISGIDEYLNGDLVVGYLYARGAEGVNLAGIERFVLDEEGNLTGEHEFLKGADNRPLVFQGVMDVLVTEKGWIYVANFGRRRGDGGTKGSIDLLKPLGGNLAPSVAILSPENRATYMPGDDVEVQVEAIDYDGEVEAVSLLVNGREVPCHRSSEAASTWVATLEQPTIGRYDVRARASDNDDGATTTDPLFLQVGSDVHPPVLTELPKATAYAGFDYRSQVQAKASPAARFSLEGAPTGMTIDQVSGQVRWSPQEAGEVNVRVVADNGTEPRAVRTIHIQVLASRAPEIAADAARGLIPEIDYTERQLGEEAATAGDAHVRTGTAPTLDRECARGTVATYGGYFGVETAGRYDFRLNKEISATLSIGDETIVDSGDQFEGSIPLEKGMHAFSLVVEGCGAQGAEVLSVRGPGESAWSSVATYGLYRHADSYGLSSVQRAQPYLLMPRDERDFLPQRLSETGVFSDTASITLAPGAVSYDVNSPLWSDGAKKDRWVFVPAGDAVTFEEQAPWEFPAGTVFVKHFALGKNDTRIETRLTVIKEDGTLYGVTYRWRASQMDADLVTAGYETSVVVDADQQQRWFFPGPEDCMKCHTYAAGFVLGMNTRQLNREFRYAETGRSDNQLRALSHAGLFDAPVEEKEIASMDRLFSLEDESATLEQRVRSYLDSNCRQCHTTGGVNANWFADFSTELAEMGVVDAKPLNHMGLSGVKLVTPGAPDESIMLMRVTTEKTGYRMPPLGRLKVDRAGVDALRRWIDQLEPTPEKK, encoded by the coding sequence ATGAGCGACGTCGGGAGAGTCTGTGGGTATCGTCTGGGCGTTCTGCTCGTCGCTGGGATGGTGACCGTTCAGCATGTGCAGGCAAACGACTACTTTCCACGATTCTCTGTTCAGACGCTGGTGGAACGTGACAGCCACAGTACCGTCACGATCGGCCCGGACGGACACCTGTATGCGACGACGACCAACTCCGGTGGCCGCGAAGAACGGGATAACGGAGAGGGCGAAACACATCGCGAGCACCTCGGAGAAGTCTGGCGGTATACGCTCGAACCGGAAACAGGCGAGATCACCGGCGAAGAACGGCTGCTGACCCTGCCCGGCCCCGTCAACGGGTTCGTTTTCGATCCCACTGCGACCGCGGACCGGCTCGAGTTTTACATCACGGTGCTGAACGCCCGAGGGCATCTGAACCGCATTCGGGTCAAGCCGGCTGGTGAGGAAGCCCCGGTCATCGAGAACTCCATCGTGGTGGACTTTCTCGGACGCGGCGGCAACCACGGAATGAACAACCTGGTCTTCGGACCGGACGGGCTGCTGTACGCGAATCAGGGCGGACGAACGTTCTGGGGAACGGAAGAGGACAACCACACGGCCGCGGTCCTGACGTTCGACCTGGATCATCCCGACTTCGAGAACGGGGCCATCTCCCCCCGGGACTACACCCTCGAGCAGATGTGGGGAGGGGACTCTCCCATTCAGATCGTCGCCACCGGTCTCCGCAATCCGCACGGGATTGTTCGGCACTCGAACGGCGAGTTCTACGTCACGATCCACGACCCGCCCCGCGGACCGCTCGCGGTCGGTGGGCCCATTCGCGAGGAAGTCGTCTCCGACGGTCCCCCCGATCTGGTGGCGCGGCTCAAACGGGGGGCCTACTACGGACACGTCAACGGGAACCGCGACGAATGGGTTTCTTACGGCGGGAATCCGACGGCCGAAGTCGATCCGTTTGAGATCCCGGAGTACCCCGTCGGCACAATGCCGCTGCCGAACTACGACCTCAGCCTGATGGTCGGCACGCGACGGAACCACTGCATCAGCGGGATCGACGAGTATCTCAACGGCGACCTGGTTGTCGGCTACCTGTACGCACGCGGCGCGGAAGGGGTGAATCTCGCCGGCATCGAGCGGTTCGTGCTGGATGAAGAAGGGAATCTGACCGGCGAGCATGAGTTTCTGAAAGGGGCCGACAATCGTCCACTTGTTTTTCAGGGCGTCATGGACGTTCTGGTCACCGAGAAGGGCTGGATCTACGTCGCGAACTTCGGACGTCGCCGGGGAGACGGCGGCACGAAAGGGAGCATCGATCTGCTCAAGCCGCTAGGTGGAAATCTCGCACCGTCGGTCGCCATACTGTCTCCGGAGAATCGGGCAACGTACATGCCCGGGGACGACGTCGAAGTGCAGGTCGAGGCGATCGACTACGATGGCGAGGTCGAGGCGGTGTCGCTGCTGGTGAATGGACGTGAGGTGCCGTGCCACCGGTCGAGCGAAGCCGCTTCGACCTGGGTTGCAACTCTCGAACAGCCGACGATCGGCCGCTACGACGTACGTGCCCGTGCCTCGGACAATGATGACGGAGCGACGACCACCGATCCGCTGTTTCTGCAGGTCGGCAGCGACGTTCACCCGCCAGTTTTGACGGAGTTGCCGAAAGCGACTGCGTATGCGGGTTTCGACTACCGATCGCAGGTCCAGGCAAAAGCGTCGCCAGCGGCCCGGTTCTCGCTGGAAGGGGCCCCGACCGGAATGACGATCGATCAGGTCTCGGGGCAGGTCCGGTGGAGCCCGCAGGAAGCCGGGGAGGTGAACGTTCGCGTGGTTGCCGACAACGGGACGGAGCCGCGAGCGGTCCGAACGATTCACATTCAGGTGCTTGCCAGCCGTGCTCCTGAGATCGCCGCCGATGCGGCCCGTGGGCTGATTCCCGAAATCGACTATACGGAGCGGCAACTGGGCGAAGAGGCAGCGACTGCTGGTGACGCGCACGTCCGCACGGGAACCGCGCCGACGCTCGATCGGGAGTGTGCCAGAGGAACGGTCGCCACGTACGGGGGGTACTTTGGTGTTGAGACGGCGGGTCGGTATGACTTCCGACTGAACAAAGAGATCTCTGCGACGCTGTCGATCGGCGACGAGACCATCGTCGATTCGGGCGATCAGTTCGAGGGCTCAATCCCGCTCGAGAAGGGAATGCATGCGTTCTCGCTCGTCGTCGAAGGATGCGGCGCGCAGGGGGCCGAGGTTCTCTCCGTTCGCGGTCCGGGTGAATCCGCATGGTCGTCCGTCGCGACATACGGACTGTATCGACATGCCGATTCGTACGGACTGAGCAGCGTTCAGCGGGCCCAGCCGTATCTGCTCATGCCGCGGGATGAGCGAGACTTTCTGCCGCAACGACTCTCCGAAACCGGAGTGTTTTCCGACACGGCGTCGATAACGCTTGCTCCAGGTGCTGTCTCATACGACGTCAATTCCCCCCTCTGGTCGGACGGAGCGAAGAAGGATCGCTGGGTCTTTGTGCCAGCGGGTGACGCGGTGACCTTTGAGGAGCAGGCTCCCTGGGAGTTTCCCGCGGGAACGGTGTTCGTAAAACACTTCGCACTCGGCAAGAACGACACGCGCATCGAGACCAGGCTGACGGTAATCAAGGAGGACGGCACGCTGTATGGCGTCACGTACCGCTGGCGGGCGTCTCAGATGGATGCGGACCTGGTTACCGCCGGCTACGAAACGAGCGTCGTGGTCGATGCCGATCAGCAGCAACGCTGGTTCTTCCCCGGCCCCGAGGACTGCATGAAGTGCCACACCTATGCGGCGGGATTCGTTCTGGGGATGAATACGCGGCAACTGAATCGGGAGTTCCGCTACGCTGAAACCGGACGGTCGGACAACCAGCTCCGGGCCCTCAGTCATGCAGGCCTGTTCGACGCGCCGGTTGAAGAGAAGGAAATCGCCTCGATGGATCGACTCTTCTCGCTCGAGGATGAATCGGCGACACTCGAACAGCGCGTGCGGTCATACCTGGACAGTAACTGCCGGCAGTGCCACACCACCGGGGGCGTGAACGCCAACTGGTTTGCCGACTTCTCGACGGAGCTTGCGGAGATGGGAGTCGTCGACGCCAAGCCGCTCAACCATATGGGCCTCTCGGGAGTGAAGCTGGTAACTCCGGGAGCTCCCGACGAATCGATCATGCTGATGCGCGTCACGACCGAGAAGACGGGTTATCGGATGCCGCCGCTGGGACGACTCAAGGTCGACCGGGCCGGCGTCGACGCGCTTCGCCGCTGGATTGATCAGCTCGAGCCGACGCCCGAAAAGAAGTGA
- a CDS encoding sugar phosphate isomerase/epimerase family protein, whose amino-acid sequence MPASLRAALIGAVGLSLLLLPAVIPSLLAADEPAAERDFVPQTAAELLAPENLTAWLVMFTDPTRRTVEERAEMVARHGFRKVGFEAFPKYVPLLEEQMEAYSQHGIETTCVYMVIETQTPSKEAHVTHIFDVLERRGETPDIWAMFSRNSFKDVPEQERMEKLIEAFSDLARRAEKSGCKLAIYNYGSWFGEVDVQLGVIEGIRGETGIDVGTVLNFHRGHHLMDDFPEALRRMMPHLVAVNINGMNSKDAGYRGGGAKILPVGQGDYEQTMLQQLFDAGYRGPIGIIDHRNGIDADTALSENLQGVARLRRVLASDK is encoded by the coding sequence ATGCCTGCGTCTCTTCGAGCCGCTCTGATCGGTGCAGTCGGTCTGTCTCTGCTGCTGTTGCCTGCGGTCATTCCGTCCCTGCTGGCGGCGGACGAGCCCGCAGCCGAGCGGGACTTCGTACCGCAGACGGCGGCCGAACTGCTGGCGCCGGAGAATCTGACGGCATGGCTGGTGATGTTTACCGATCCGACGCGGCGGACGGTCGAGGAGCGGGCCGAGATGGTGGCCCGGCACGGATTCCGCAAAGTCGGTTTCGAGGCGTTCCCGAAGTACGTGCCGTTGCTCGAGGAACAGATGGAGGCTTACTCGCAGCACGGGATTGAGACGACCTGCGTCTACATGGTGATCGAAACGCAAACGCCATCGAAGGAGGCGCACGTCACGCACATCTTCGATGTCCTGGAGCGTCGCGGCGAGACACCGGACATCTGGGCCATGTTCTCACGCAATTCCTTCAAGGACGTCCCTGAACAGGAACGCATGGAGAAGCTGATCGAAGCGTTCTCCGATCTGGCGCGGCGTGCGGAGAAGTCCGGCTGCAAGCTGGCGATCTACAACTATGGATCGTGGTTCGGCGAAGTCGACGTCCAGCTGGGAGTCATTGAAGGGATTCGCGGAGAGACCGGGATCGACGTCGGTACGGTCCTGAACTTTCACCGCGGCCACCACCTGATGGATGACTTTCCGGAGGCATTGCGGCGCATGATGCCGCATCTTGTCGCTGTGAATATCAATGGCATGAACTCGAAGGACGCGGGCTACAGAGGTGGCGGGGCGAAAATCCTTCCGGTTGGACAGGGTGACTACGAGCAGACGATGTTGCAGCAGCTCTTTGACGCCGGCTATCGGGGACCGATTGGAATCATCGATCACCGCAACGGCATCGATGCGGATACCGCTCTGAGCGAGAACCTCCAGGGAGTCGCCCGACTGCGGAGAGTGCTTGCTTCCGACAAGTGA
- a CDS encoding alpha/beta hydrolase family protein translates to MSCEVSGGSRRDFLRMATASTLGSLVAHEWLASEAATAAEPPPLMRLNRFPRMLQEYYVQRMRAFHDERVARLAQLQTRSDAQAYVESCRSRIRKCLGPNPERTPLKPRVTSVLERDGYKIENLIFESRPGFLVTGNLYVPTNVTGRRPAVVGTCGHSHNGKAAGAYQSFSQGLARKGFVCLTFDPIGQGERLQYLDDDHTSHVGVGVREHLLAGNQQYLVGENLSFWRAWDGIRALDYLQTREEVDPEQIAVTGNSGGGTMTTLLSGLEDRWSMAAPSCFVTSFVRNLENELPADTEQCPPSVLAHGLDHEDFLAALAPRPVIILAKEKDFFDVRGAEEAYGRLKRLYTLLGSPDNIGLFVGPTTHGFSIENREAMYGWFSRHTGGDADQPEPEQTIETDEVLTCTPEGQVNLLGSRTVPQFTRERAETLKKARGDVAADVIRDRLNEWLDGRTPPEDPRYRILRPYWRRQHPTRSALTYVIETEPDVQAVVYGLYGELHSSRPPKGKGTAILYVSHLSSDEELRENELLLETIKSSPETPVFTLDVRGVGESQPNTTDENTSLHAAYGADFMYAAHGIMFDDAMPLQRAFDIMTVLNWIRTFGYSDVHLIANGWGTIPGTFASILHPMVQQVTLQHPLASYTALATAETYTWPLSSMIPGVLNHFDLPDCYAALESKKVALVEPWGPDQDFDS, encoded by the coding sequence ATGTCCTGCGAGGTTTCCGGCGGATCGCGGCGTGATTTCCTGCGAATGGCGACGGCGAGTACCCTTGGTTCTCTGGTCGCCCACGAATGGCTGGCGAGCGAAGCCGCCACTGCTGCGGAGCCTCCCCCGCTGATGCGGCTGAACCGTTTCCCGCGGATGCTGCAGGAATACTACGTCCAGCGGATGCGGGCGTTTCACGACGAACGGGTTGCCCGACTGGCTCAGCTGCAGACCCGCTCGGATGCTCAGGCCTATGTGGAGTCGTGCCGGAGCCGCATTCGCAAGTGTCTGGGCCCCAATCCCGAACGAACGCCACTCAAGCCCCGCGTCACAAGTGTGCTGGAGCGGGACGGCTACAAGATTGAGAACCTGATCTTCGAGAGTCGGCCGGGCTTCCTCGTCACCGGAAACCTGTATGTGCCGACGAATGTGACCGGTCGACGTCCGGCTGTCGTCGGAACGTGCGGTCACTCTCACAACGGCAAGGCGGCCGGCGCATACCAGTCCTTCTCACAGGGGCTCGCCCGCAAGGGGTTCGTCTGTCTGACATTCGATCCGATCGGTCAGGGAGAACGACTGCAGTATCTCGATGATGACCACACGTCGCACGTGGGTGTCGGCGTCCGGGAACACCTGCTGGCCGGAAACCAGCAGTACCTCGTCGGCGAGAACCTTTCGTTCTGGCGGGCGTGGGACGGCATCCGGGCACTCGACTATCTGCAGACCCGCGAGGAAGTCGATCCGGAACAGATCGCCGTCACGGGCAACTCCGGCGGCGGCACCATGACGACGCTTCTGAGTGGTCTCGAAGATCGGTGGAGCATGGCGGCCCCGTCATGCTTTGTGACGTCGTTCGTCCGGAACCTCGAAAACGAACTGCCGGCCGATACGGAACAGTGCCCTCCCAGCGTGCTGGCGCATGGTCTGGATCACGAGGACTTCCTCGCAGCGCTCGCTCCCAGACCGGTCATCATCCTGGCCAAGGAGAAGGACTTCTTCGACGTCCGCGGTGCCGAGGAAGCCTACGGCCGACTCAAGCGTCTCTACACGCTGCTGGGATCGCCCGACAATATCGGCCTGTTTGTCGGTCCGACGACGCACGGTTTCTCCATCGAGAACCGCGAAGCGATGTATGGCTGGTTCAGCCGCCACACGGGAGGGGATGCCGATCAGCCGGAGCCGGAACAGACGATCGAGACCGATGAAGTTCTCACCTGTACTCCAGAAGGCCAGGTGAATCTGCTCGGATCAAGGACCGTTCCGCAGTTCACCCGCGAGCGGGCCGAGACCCTGAAAAAAGCGCGGGGTGACGTGGCAGCCGACGTCATTCGCGACCGTCTCAATGAGTGGCTCGATGGGAGAACACCGCCGGAGGATCCGCGCTACAGAATCCTCCGCCCATACTGGAGGCGACAGCACCCGACGCGAAGTGCGCTGACGTACGTGATCGAGACCGAGCCGGATGTGCAGGCCGTGGTCTATGGACTGTACGGAGAGCTGCACTCGTCCCGCCCGCCCAAGGGGAAGGGGACGGCAATCCTGTACGTTTCGCATCTGTCTTCAGACGAGGAGCTGCGCGAGAACGAACTGCTCCTCGAGACGATCAAGTCGAGCCCGGAGACTCCCGTCTTTACACTCGACGTTCGGGGTGTCGGCGAGTCGCAGCCGAACACTACGGATGAGAACACGTCGCTGCATGCAGCCTACGGGGCGGACTTCATGTATGCGGCCCACGGAATCATGTTCGACGATGCGATGCCGCTGCAGCGCGCCTTCGACATCATGACCGTGCTCAACTGGATCAGGACGTTCGGCTACTCAGACGTCCACCTGATCGCCAACGGCTGGGGAACAATCCCGGGGACGTTCGCTTCGATTCTGCACCCGATGGTCCAGCAGGTAACGCTGCAGCACCCGTTGGCCTCGTACACGGCACTTGCGACGGCCGAAACGTACACCTGGCCACTTTCCTCAATGATCCCTGGCGTGCTGAACCATTTCGATCTGCCGGATTGCTATGCGGCACTCGAATCGAAGAAGGTGGCGCTGGTCGAACCGTGGGGCCCCGATCAGGACTTCGACAGCTGA